Within Cydia pomonella isolate Wapato2018A chromosome 26, ilCydPomo1, whole genome shotgun sequence, the genomic segment ATGATTTCTAATCCATGTCTACGTAAATATGTGTTAAGTATAAAGTTCTATAGACCAACAAGAAATTCAAGAAATGTATTGAGGACACTAGTGAGTCTCAACAGTAAACACGATGCAAATccataaatttattttctgcCGCATTTTAAATGCATTCTTTATGTTTGTTGTTTGACCTTTAACGTTTGCCGTTGACGTTCATATAAGGGATGTTTTAAGTAACCTCAAGCTTTACTAGATATTTCAGTATAGGTAGTGGTAATTAAAATTGTTGATATGTATTGAAGCCGCCACTGATATTCAACAGGCAACATGATGCAAACATCCATACATTCAAAGCCTTTTGCTGCGTAAGTGCGCCctttatggctcctcttcacgatggcccagcgctggcccagcgagatggccatgcgatggctgacacgccactacacgatggcgacattcagttgcgatctattcgtcttccaagatggacgtgggagcattagccgctgcagcaatttatttatacgccacgtaccaaccttttcttaatctgcacaataataaagtaattaaaaagaaatgacgtagaagattatggtggatgttatctatccatcgcaataaataaataaataaataaactacttattatgggacagtattacacaaattgactaagtcccacggaaagcgcaataaggcttgtgttgtgggtacttagacaacgatatacatattatatacattttttttttatactacgtcggtggcaaacaagcatacggcctgcctgatggtaagcagtctccgtagcctatgtacacctgcaactccagaggagttacatgcgcgttgccgaccctaaccccaccccccccccccctcgttgagctctaaacacatagaactaaaaaaaatacttaaatacatagaaatacttaaatacatagaagacatccatgactccggaacgaatatccatgctcatcacacgaataaatgtccttaccaggatttgaacccgggaccatcggcttcattggcagggtcactacccactaggccacacaggttgtcacgtaagtcaatttaaattgtgcaataaactcttcaaagctttgaaaccttactaaaaatcattacttgtcctgggtaggtatatattgtacatatatataatttatgtatgtatatttagatatgtaggtatctaatattaatttcttttattattggtatatttatttatttaaattgtgaatgtactgtatatacagatgtctgcgtaatgtataagtaattttcctaatcctctaattaattcgtgcactatttttttataaaagcttgttttttttaatatcctgctaccttatttctatagttttggtctttatgtttggggttccatgttacgctttctccccgatataactctaaaaactttattctttcgtgatgcggccacatactcgtcatttttaatcaaaataatacacagcacgaacgtcctcactcgaccgcgttcgagcacgcactgTGGGATGGGCCACGACCGTGTAGATGCGGACAGCCATCGCTGGtccactgcctttgatgtgcggacgaaaaaccgacaccgcggccatcccatcgccattccgcgcgccataagccatccgacaccactaccttctctacacgctggcccagcttagtgggccactatgatggtccatcgtgtagaggagccattacgtTGGTTGTTTGGCCACAATTCGACGTTTGACGACGACAACCAGGcctgtttttttattcagcTGCAATAAATAACGGGGTCCAAAAATCTCAGCAtcagaccagccaaaatgtatgaaacagcaattttttttgcaatttcgtggctagtcccatagtaaaagttgctcagtatgacatacatactcgtattcaccccgtaaattattgcaggtaactaaataagaaacctgtaggtatataacgGATATTTTGATCTAACTTCATAACTTGACAGTAGATAAATTAGACCAAAATACAACGTATTTCATCAACAATTGTACATTGATGGCATTGATGCCTTTATTTACCAATggttataattatattcatagacttcttagctactctggagagttttcgaactattatttatagctgacagctggacatttttgcaacagttctaccataagagatttcactccttttaattccacacttcatAAGATCATTCATAAACATCTTTAAATCAGATCATAATATGTAAACTTGAATTTTTGGCCATCCGCCTTTAAAACAAGTTTTATGTTATCTTCCGAGTTTAACCACgttatgtattattaatttcgaTGATTACTATTTCTTCTTCGAAAAACGAGTTGTAAAACAcagaaatattttacaataaatatattttgtacgtaaaaaaatccaaaatgtgATTGTTGTGACAAGTCAACTGGTATTGCGACTATGTTTCGTCATTTTATTTCTTCTGATTGAGCGCCTTACTGGTAATGACgcctagtgtttttttttttctcattaatgttgttaaaattctaaaattcaaaaAACGCTATCGCTTTCCTATGAGCTTATACCCGTATATCTTGTTCTAACCGTACActgtatagttgtcatataaTCTGATCTCATTACCAGGAGACTGGCTAAATTGTCCCAAGGCATTgaagcttttttttataaacaaaaagaaCTGTATTCCTAGAATTTCTTATAGACGGCTTAAATGAAAAAAGGGCATTTCCATACATTGTATGGGATAATAGCATGTAAGTCGGCACAGGTTGCAGTTACAAGAATGaccttaaatttatttttaaagaaaccAATTTAGGGGAGTGCGttattattttctgaaaatcaataaataatggATATCCTCACTCAcaccacagatcatataatactagtacTCACACACTCACCTATGTACTTGCTTCTtactttttaaatcatatatcTCATTTCCTATCTAAAATGTAAAACAAACTATTCTATAAGTACGATACTATTCCGGCAAAATAGCACAACTGAAttactatattaaaaaataaataattaaaaatgtttatcgTACCTGCTGTAACCACCACACAGTAATGATTAAACGGTTCTAAAAGAAAACATTTCagttgtaattaattttattgtgatATATATTAGACCTTAAGCTTTGCACCCGCATCCGCACTGTCCGGAAATAGATACGGAACCGGTCGCCGGCACTTTACCGCTAAACTCGACGGAGCCAAGCACGGGCACGGAGCCGACGACGACGGTAGTTCCGCTCGCGCCGATGTCGCCGGACACGCCGACCTGCCCGGTGCCCGAGCCGCCGTACGACGCAGAAGCATAGTTGGGCGCGCTGAGGCTGATACTAGGTGAACTGTAGCTAATACTGGCACTGGGTGCACTTAGACTTATTTTCTCGATGCCGCCGAGCTCGATGAGGCCGGGCGATCCATAAGAGATTTGATTACAACCGCACTGTTGGCTGAAAACCGCCTGTAACAGAAAAAACCTATTATTATTGTTGATTGCTAAGCGCGCTCCTAATGTCGGGCTTTGCCCGATATGAAAGAGCACGTGAATCGCGGCCCGAACTAGACGGACCTGAACCTAATTAATTGTCTAGAGGATTTCTGcaatttacctattttttttattaaatattcagtAGGATAATGATACTGGCTTCTGTCCGCGATTGTTTGTTCGTAGAGAGATAATtaacgtaaaaaatattttatgtcatCTCACCATATCtccattatatttaaatcagtTCTACTAAAACAGGTAACAGAAATATAAGGAGACCAACCTACtttcttatttatataatattatagctGAAATTATTTAACTCAGCTGAGCTGTCAAGAAACTAGACTACCTAATATAAAAGGCAACCCCAATAAAGGCTCGCAAAATTCTGTTAAAACATGTGTAAAAGttaattatatttgtgtttGTAGATGAATTATCGAGTTTTACCTGAATTAGGTAAGCTTGAGCACACAGGGCGAGGACAACAAAGCGTGACATGGTGTGATGTGTTACTTTTCCTTGTCAAAagaaatgtaatgttttaaccAACCTTTCTATTACTTTTATACTAACCATTTCACATAACATGAGGAAATTAGGTCAATGATAACAAGTCCTGTTGTACTTACAGTGAAAGCTGATATGCACGTGACAAAATGAAATTACTTaataactttttacaaaaatatggcgAATGAGTACATGTCTTTAGTGAAGTAATAGATAAGAAGGGTTAAATAAAACTAGGTGGCAGTATCTCAAAGTAACAGTTACTTGCATACAagattacttacttacatagaCTTACTATCATTAAAATGGCATTAAAGTCTGTAGTTCTCTGCATGTTTGCAGTTTTGGTTCAGCaggtattataaattttatttcatagcATTAACAATGAGTCACACTAGACTGGGCCGGAGCCGGGCCGGAGGTTCCGGCGCTTCGGTTTCTATGGAAAGctccacgtgatcaccgatcagccgtcatagaaaatgacgtgtcggacgccatGGCCCGGTCCTGGCCTGGTCTAGCTTGAATCATCCTTAAAGCATGAGTCAAGCTAGAGCGGTCTGAGCCGAGGCGGAAGCTTCCGATAACACCTTGTTTTCTAagacgggtgatcggtgatcacttGATGTTTtgtgtataaaaaaagtatcgGACACCTCGGTCCGGACCTAGAcagttctagcgtgagtcatcctttagtaTTTCAATCTATGTGGAATTAAGTGACCTCAGGCAATTGGCAGTTATTTAATGGATACAAATGTGGAAGGTCTTCCAAGAACTTCATGTCAATTTTACAGGAATTTGAGGTTTTTAGTGGTCTTGTCAATTTCGTGCATAGTtagcttggtttgactctagttACATAATTAGAGAAACTCTCGAGGTTTCCAATTTTAGGTATCTTAGtagtttaaattacttttaattaaGAAATGGGTTAGGATATCAAAGTTATTTAAACAGTCATGCcgtttactaaataaatactccATTTCAGTCTCTGGCTGGTCCGTATTACCTCCCAAAATCATCAAGTTGTGGCTGCAGCTCTGGTAAAGTGATTATCAAAGAAATCGACGAAATCGAAGAGATATCTTACAAACCTATCAGAAGCTACTCAAGCAACTGCGTGTCTATCGATATCCCCAACAACGGAGGGGCCCTAACTATTTCTAGCATCGGCCCAATCGCGCCCGCCGGCATCGCCGTCGCCACCGACCTAGCTCTGGCGGGAGACCTGGTGCTCTCCGGCGAGCTGCCGTACCTGAGTGCGGTGGCGTTCGAGGGCAAGTTCGACACTAGCGGCGCCGTGCCAGTGGCGTACGGCTGCGGGGACTGTGTCGCCATCACGCAGGAGCTCGGCAACCCCAGCGGCATCAACGCCAATATCAACTCTGGCTCGTCCAAGATCATCAGCTGCGGTTGcggcaaatactaaaaataacattttgtttaggatgttttaataaattaatatttatatacaaatatctTGTCATTATTTTTTCCCTAAAACATATATTAGGCACAATTATTTTAGTGTTAACCTCTAGTCTTATTGCTTTAAGATACTACCAACAGCTAAGTATGTTTCTGTTAGTACCTACACCTTACACAGTAGATAATAAGGAAGTATGTCTAGTGCTCAGTTCGCCAAGGAACATGCAGGTATCATGCAGTTTGGCGTAAATCTTGTATAAGTAATAAGTAcctgtatgtgtatttttttgagtaaataattaaaccatgatttttttatatccaTAAGTTTATAATATCgttttatattaaatgttattGACGAATGATTGGATACTGTGACTTTAGACCGGCCCGGGCCGGGCCGGGGCGCCCGACACTtcattttgtatagaaaacatacatggtcaccgatcacctgtcatagaaaatgaagtgtcatCCATTTCATCCTTAAAGgtttttatttaggtttattataattatatctccATATGCATGTATTTAAAGAATGTCAGATAACACATGACCATTACCAACGTAAACATGTTTGTAAATGTAGAATAGATCCTTACCTACTTAAGTaatctttcattttatttaatagcagTTCTACTTTATGAGACGCTTTGTCATCAGACTCGGTAGACAGATGCAGCaaattacctaattattttgtacggtatgcaaataatataatttcaattattAAGGAAATATTATAACTGACATGCAATTTAGGctaatcaaattagatccaaaaaaagcattttaaccctttaccaggctgacagttcagaAATGACAAtggaatgtcagtcttactcatctaaaatagaacacatgtttgaagtgcttcatgtgggaaatatatatcccttagcctggtaaagggatAGCcattcatttggtcctaaacgcgagtaatccgagtttgcgcaatcccaggaggtgtgcataaattttGAGAGCCTtaggagattttttttttttttttataacgataggcaagcgtttgaccacgatctcacctgatggtaagtgatgatgcggtctacggtggagcacgcttacctatgagatacctatttaccctagccttgaagagacccagattgtactcatgcggaaacacagactcgggcagggcattccactccttggcagttcgcataagaaatgttgaagcaaaacgcttcgtgcgtatttgtggaatacctaccatgaagcggtgccggagtgccgattgtctggtagtccgatggtgaaatggggacggaggaataaggttgtgcagttcctcggcacactctccgaaataaGCGATCCCCAAGCGGTCTCCGAGATTTTTTCCTTGGATTGcaaaaccactcgatgtagaaggaacccaccatCAATTACAATGTCACTACCAGCAAGGTTTGGTGGATTGGACACACCTGACCATGACCATTTCGGATTTTAACATGatcataccaaaaataaataaattcaaaatggcggccattttgtacatatttgactacaaattcatattaaggtatctttcggatcctcagatatcaatttttagCAAATTTTCTGTCACGTCACCACTTAACATATGGGAACTAAGGTCgtgtacttcttcttcttcctcgcgttgtcccggcatttgccacggctcatgggagcctggggtccacttgacaactaatcccaagatttggcgtaggcactagtttttacgaaagcgactgccatcagaccttccaacccagaggataaactaggccttgttgggattagtccggtttcctcacgatgttttccttcaccgaaaagcgactggtaaatatcaaatgatatttcgtacataagttccgaaaaactcattggtacgagccggggtttgaacccgcgacctccggattgcaagtcgcacgcttttaccgctaggccaccagcgttttCGGACCAGCGGACTTCGTTTGAGCACATGTACATTGATGTTTTCTGtgtgataaaaactatcttatGTTTTTCCTCGGGACATAAACAATTTCCACATTTCCAaattctataaagaaaagtagctactgtatgtaattgcatgatttctatagtaatctaaattgtatatattttatatcttatttaatgcatgttaattataagatgtaatgttttgaaaagatgtgtcccgccgagtttcttgccggtccatattgggataccctcctccaattgaggggggatttaaatcttctcgggtcagaggtgtagggtaaAAGATTTGAATGAATGATAATTGGAATTCTGTCATGAtccctaataaataaatattttccccCCTCAATAACAAATAAGTATAGTCaaaagtacctaattataatCAGTACTCcagttttcactaactaaatcttaataaatcactttgattttgatgtcaatcgctacatcataatatattctagatgaACGGCTTAATTCAACCGagttttaatcacatttt encodes:
- the LOC133532130 gene encoding chorion class CB protein M5H4-like; the encoded protein is MALKSVVLCMFAVLVQQSLAGPYYLPKSSSCGCSSGKVIIKEIDEIEEISYKPIRSYSSNCVSIDIPNNGGALTISSIGPIAPAGIAVATDLALAGDLVLSGELPYLSAVAFEGKFDTSGAVPVAYGCGDCVAITQELGNPSGINANINSGSSKIISCGCGKY
- the LOC133532131 gene encoding chorion class A protein Ld12-like; its protein translation is MSRFVVLALCAQAYLIQAVFSQQCGCNQISYGSPGLIELGGIEKISLSAPSASISYSSPSISLSAPNYASASYGGSGTGQVGVSGDIGASGTTVVVGSVPVLGSVEFSGKVPATGSVSISGQCGCGCKA